In Halorhabdus rudnickae, the following proteins share a genomic window:
- a CDS encoding NUDIX domain-containing protein, with the protein MLGGGVECGEHSRDTVIREFEEELGVEFHVGHCIGTFEDVFEFDGEPAHEIWRVYTGDIAEDWLCKQSSFDFREPDLNVTPTAHWLSPETLRHDGTFYGPVVLDALDGEQL; encoded by the coding sequence CTGCTCGGCGGTGGCGTCGAATGTGGTGAACACAGTCGTGACACCGTCATCCGAGAATTCGAGGAAGAACTCGGCGTCGAGTTCCACGTCGGTCACTGTATCGGAACGTTCGAAGATGTCTTCGAGTTTGATGGGGAACCCGCTCACGAAATATGGCGCGTCTATACAGGCGACATCGCTGAGGATTGGCTCTGCAAACAATCGTCCTTTGACTTCCGTGAGCCGGATCTAAACGTGACCCCCACGGCGCACTGGCTATCTCCGGAAACGCTCAGGCACGACGGGACGTTTTATGGCCCAGTTGTTCTTGATGCGCTGGACGGTGAACAGCTGTAA
- a CDS encoding DUF7548 family protein, with protein sequence MDRTRLAPLAGILACLAFLAALAMPLGSSGGGLYYATGALNPLVGGLFAVVLVVVFAAGRQERTDPALAAGVALAFGLVITAATVVWAVTARTDVLSITRFHRHALLGTASGVPLAAAWYAFELDLF encoded by the coding sequence ATGGATCGGACGCGTCTTGCCCCGCTTGCAGGGATACTGGCCTGTCTGGCGTTTCTCGCCGCGCTAGCGATGCCGCTTGGATCATCCGGCGGCGGCCTTTATTATGCGACGGGCGCTCTGAACCCTCTCGTGGGTGGGCTCTTCGCCGTCGTGTTGGTGGTTGTCTTTGCAGCCGGTCGCCAGGAACGGACTGATCCCGCCCTCGCCGCCGGAGTCGCGCTGGCGTTCGGGCTGGTGATCACCGCCGCGACCGTCGTCTGGGCCGTCACGGCCAGGACTGACGTCCTCTCGATTACCAGATTCCATCGCCACGCACTCCTCGGCACTGCCAGTGGGGTCCCCCTGGCAGCGGCCTGGTATGCCTTCGAGCTGGACCTCTTCTGA
- a CDS encoding DUF5798 family protein, which yields MGFGDTAKKLQKVTSAAEDLYEKMNQLRGQVQSLREEVETTSEQVDEIERDLAEQRALLEALATEQGIDVEAVVANVHIEDADASSAEETEVDESPAQSAAETSDSEADATQ from the coding sequence ATGGGATTCGGTGACACTGCGAAGAAACTCCAGAAGGTGACGAGCGCCGCGGAGGACCTCTACGAGAAGATGAACCAGTTACGCGGCCAGGTACAGTCCCTCCGGGAGGAAGTCGAGACCACGAGCGAGCAGGTCGACGAGATTGAACGCGATCTGGCTGAACAGCGTGCCCTCCTCGAAGCACTCGCCACGGAGCAAGGGATCGACGTCGAAGCAGTCGTCGCTAACGTCCACATTGAGGACGCTGACGCGTCAAGCGCCGAGGAGACGGAAGTCGACGAATCACCAGCACAGTCGGCGGCCGAAACGTCTGATTCTGAGGCGGACGCGACGCAGTAG
- a CDS encoding CoA-binding protein, with protein sequence MPITDDETLREVLESSNTIAVVGCSSTPGKDAHDIPKYLLEAGYDVIPINPFADTIFDREAYDSLPDVPDRIDIVDVFRPSDEVPEIVDAALDREDDPLIWLQLGITHDDAIEKAEDGGYRVVADHCMKVEHQRLVE encoded by the coding sequence ATGCCGATCACTGACGACGAAACCCTGCGAGAGGTCCTCGAATCTAGCAACACGATCGCCGTCGTCGGCTGTTCCTCGACGCCGGGGAAGGACGCCCACGATATTCCGAAGTACCTGCTGGAGGCGGGCTACGATGTGATCCCGATCAACCCCTTTGCTGATACCATCTTCGACCGAGAAGCGTACGACTCACTCCCAGACGTCCCGGATAGAATCGATATCGTGGACGTATTCCGGCCGAGCGATGAAGTTCCCGAGATCGTCGACGCGGCGCTCGACCGCGAGGACGATCCGCTGATCTGGCTCCAGTTGGGGATAACCCACGACGACGCGATCGAGAAGGCGGAAGATGGCGGCTATCGGGTCGTTGCGGACCACTGTATGAAAGTCGAACACCAGCGATTGGTAGAGTGA
- a CDS encoding ADP-ribosylglycohydrolase family protein has product MVSTDAIEGVLLGLACGDALGRPLEFTSADSIASEHGSVTELLGNGTHGKPRGTVTDDTELMLRIARSLVENERFDGQDIADRFLEWFEDDPFDIGLMTADALREYSHGTDWRSAGQEVWQHRQEGSNAGNGSVMRCAPYAIAFADEPATLRKVSKQSSAITHYDPRCRYGCVILNETIAGYLRGEDEPLADALARVEGEAPEELVETLRLVPDLVSPDDLRTTPYVVHTLQTALYDALTADSAEEAIISAVNRGGDTDTIGAVAGAVAGARFGTESLPDRWLEQLDYREGLSLLARSLATTEISATV; this is encoded by the coding sequence ATGGTATCGACCGACGCAATTGAGGGAGTTCTCCTAGGGCTGGCCTGTGGTGATGCACTTGGACGTCCACTCGAATTCACTTCCGCGGATAGCATCGCCAGCGAGCACGGAAGTGTCACGGAGCTGCTGGGGAACGGTACGCACGGCAAACCAAGAGGGACGGTCACCGACGATACCGAACTAATGCTTCGGATCGCACGGAGCCTCGTCGAGAACGAACGCTTTGACGGGCAAGATATCGCCGACCGATTTCTGGAGTGGTTCGAAGACGATCCATTCGATATCGGGTTGATGACCGCCGACGCACTCCGGGAGTACAGCCACGGGACGGACTGGCGGTCAGCCGGTCAGGAAGTCTGGCAACATCGTCAAGAGGGTTCGAACGCCGGGAACGGGAGTGTCATGCGGTGCGCGCCCTACGCGATCGCTTTTGCAGATGAACCGGCCACGCTCCGGAAAGTGAGCAAACAGTCTTCGGCCATCACGCATTACGATCCACGGTGTCGATACGGGTGTGTCATTTTGAATGAGACCATCGCTGGATATCTTCGTGGCGAGGACGAGCCGCTTGCTGACGCACTCGCTCGTGTCGAGGGTGAAGCGCCCGAGGAACTGGTTGAGACCCTTCGCCTCGTTCCTGATCTCGTTTCCCCGGACGACCTCAGAACGACGCCCTACGTCGTGCATACCCTCCAAACCGCACTCTACGACGCACTCACCGCCGATAGTGCCGAAGAAGCCATCATTTCGGCTGTCAATCGTGGTGGCGATACGGACACGATCGGTGCCGTGGCAGGTGCTGTTGCCGGCGCGCGATTTGGCACGGAATCACTACCTGATCGGTGGCTCGAACAGCTCGACTATCGTGAGGGCCTGTCCCTGCTCGCCAGATCGCTCGCGACGACAGAGATCAGCGCAACGGTCTAA
- a CDS encoding metal-dependent hydrolase: MHREGHIGAALLAYAPVGFVALALGFQGIAVLGAIGAGALAMVPDYDQNIPGIRHRGITHTVWFAGLVGLVLGVAGVAIGFGQNDLLAAMGLGMFGTVVGSGTILSHIAADSLTPMGVEPYAPIRDDHYTYGVARASNTLANYGLLILGGVAIVVALAAGSALSGVF, from the coding sequence ATGCATCGCGAAGGGCACATCGGCGCGGCATTACTCGCGTACGCACCAGTCGGATTCGTTGCGCTCGCGCTGGGCTTCCAGGGCATCGCTGTGCTCGGTGCTATCGGTGCCGGCGCGCTCGCGATGGTGCCGGACTATGACCAGAATATTCCCGGGATCAGACATCGCGGAATCACGCACACGGTCTGGTTCGCGGGCCTCGTCGGTCTGGTCCTCGGGGTCGCTGGTGTGGCGATTGGTTTCGGGCAGAATGATTTATTAGCAGCCATGGGACTCGGAATGTTCGGCACGGTCGTCGGGTCCGGGACGATTCTCTCACACATCGCCGCTGATTCACTCACGCCGATGGGTGTCGAACCGTATGCGCCTATCCGGGACGATCACTACACCTACGGCGTTGCGCGTGCGTCGAATACACTCGCAAATTACGGGTTGCTCATTCTCGGTGGTGTTGCGATAGTGGTTGCGTTGGCAGCAGGGAGCGCTCTATCGGGTGTTTTCTGA
- a CDS encoding DUF7342 family protein yields the protein MADSSDRDGPPPFDRPFEAEDTKQRVYGTILHARDPMTAAEIADRADCSEDAARAHLSFYADLGIVIRHDGRPARYERNDDYFEWRRVNELARTHSIDELQTRVSELTDQIETYRAEYDADSPADVDVLAFGADDIDDVYVDLSDWATVIEDRRLHERARREVTNSTVPSHS from the coding sequence ATGGCAGACAGCTCGGATCGCGACGGCCCGCCCCCGTTCGATCGCCCGTTCGAAGCCGAGGACACGAAACAGCGCGTCTACGGGACGATCCTTCATGCACGGGACCCGATGACGGCGGCAGAGATCGCCGATCGAGCGGACTGCTCAGAGGATGCAGCACGGGCACATCTCTCCTTCTACGCCGACCTCGGGATCGTCATCCGCCACGATGGGCGTCCGGCCCGGTACGAACGCAACGACGATTACTTCGAGTGGCGGCGAGTGAATGAACTCGCCCGGACACACTCTATTGACGAACTCCAGACACGCGTGTCAGAACTCACCGATCAGATCGAAACGTACCGTGCCGAGTACGACGCTGACTCTCCTGCTGACGTCGATGTCCTCGCATTCGGTGCGGACGACATCGACGACGTGTACGTGGACCTCAGTGATTGGGCGACCGTTATAGAGGATCGTCGTCTCCACGAACGGGCTCGGCGGGAGGTCACCAACTCGACGGTGCCGTCGCACAGCTGA